The window AAAATGCTTAGCTGCTTTAATTCCTGTGGATTTTCTTTTCTTATTGTTTGCTGTATAGATTGTTGTTTTGGAGGTTCAATGATTATTTGTTCAGCGATAGATGGTGTGAAAGTTGGCGTAACAGGAATTTGTACAATAGGTTCATCATTACGTTCCCCTTTGTATAAAGCTAAATTCAGATTTTTACCAAAATCTTCGGAAAGCATCTGTTTTAAGTCTTTGGCAATACCCTCTACACCATCCTTATGCGTGTAAATAATGGCTGGCTTTCCGTAGGGATCGGTATCTATTTTACGGTCGGTATGGATAACCCTTGAACCATTCTGAAAAAAAGCATTGCTTGGCGTATTGTATTTGGTTTGCTTGCTTTGACAAAACAGCTCTTCGGTTTCACTCAAACCTTGTTTTGCAGTATTCTTTTGCAGGATAATCAAATCACTTCCAACCTCTGTTCCTGCATATTCTGTAAAGAGATTATTGGGCAATCGTACAACCGAAACCAAATTATTGGTTTCCATTAAAGCCCGGCGGATAGGCTCGTTCTTCGGACTGTTTAAAATGCCTTGTGAAGTAATATAAACCTGCAAACCTCCCTCACGAAGCATATCATTTCCTTTCAAAAAGAAATAATTGTGAATACTTCGGGCTGCCTGTATTTTTGCGGTGTCTTTACTTCTGGAATACGAAAGATCGAAAATAGCCGTATCGCCAAACGGGATATTGCTGGCGATAACATCGAAGGTATCTTGTTCTTTTTCGGAAATTTCCTCAAAGCCACTGATACGGATAGTATTGTCGGGATAAAGCTGTTTTAATATCTTTCCTGTCAGCAAATCCTTTTCATAGGCGGTAACTTTGGCGTTTTGATTTTCCGAAAAGGATTGTATAAACGAGCCGATACCTGCCGATGGTTCAAGAAATTTATCAATGTGCAAACCGCTTTCACGCAAACTTTCTGAAAGGACATCTATAACCTGTGGTGGTGTATAAAAAGCTGTAAGCACCGAGCTTCGCATACTGTCCACATAATGCTTATACTGCTTTTCATCGGTAGCATTTTCTTTGAGAAGTTGGTGTAATTCCCGAGTAAGTGGAAATAAATCGTGTTCGGTTTTTCTCCAATTATTGATGTCAATTTCATTTTCAATGGGGTTCAATACGAATTTTAGACCACCAAATCCGCTGTATTGCATCATGAGCAGTCTTTCGCCTACGGTGGCTTGTCGTTTCTCCTTTTCCAGTGTAAAAGCAATTCGTAGGGCATCAATGTTCTGTTGGAGATGTTGACGTTTACTGAAGCCCATTTTCCTCAATCCAAATAGCGATGGTTCCGGTTATTTCGGTATAAAGCAGGTCAAAATCATAACCGTAGGCGAAATCATCGGTTAGCTCATAATTATTAAAAACAGGCTCGCAGATTGGAAACATTTTAAGAGCGAATGGTCTTAGCTCCTCGTCAGCCATTACGGTGTCAAACTCGTTACAGACTACCTGAAAAACAGTATCGAATTTGGAGAAGTACAAGCCTTCAAACAAGATGTAGTTGGCTATTTCATCGCATTGCTCAATAGCGTTTCCAGAGCGAAAAGCCCCGTCATAAGCATTGGCAGCCCACGAAGAACGTTGCTGTATAAATTTCTCGTCGTTTGCTTTCTCAGGAAAGCTGGTGTTTAATAATTCTTGTAATCGTAATCTGAAATACGATAGGTCTTTTTGCTGTGTATCCATGCTCTATTTTGTTTTGAATTTTACTCGAACTCAAAATTATAGCGATAGATAGCAGCCTTTATAATTGTGGTAGTATTTGGCTTTGAGAGGTAGGTTTTGGCGTAAACATAATAGGCGAGGCAGCCGAATACAGATTGGTTTTGATTAAATTTGACGATTAAACAATATGGTGCAGAATATGGCTAAAAAGGATTTTGAGAATAAAAAACCAAACAACATAGTAGAATATATAAGCCTTGCAAATGATATATCTGACTATCAGAACAGATTGAACGCAATAGACTTCCTTTCAAAGTATAAATGCTTTGAAAGCAAAAGGGAATTGTATCGTTTGATGAAAACGGATAGGATATTTGAAGTTAAGGAACAAGCCTTTAGAGCATTGCAAAATTTTGGCGAAGATGTTAGATTGACCAAAAAAAAGAAAGGAAAGCCAGTTAAAACTATAAATGATAAACTTTTGATTTTGCACAATTCGTTTAATGGCGACCCTTATACATTAACAGATTTCAAGATAAAGTTTAAGGATTTATATCCCTACGTTTATGATATTTATAATTATGAAAAGAAATCAAAGTTTGACAGCTTTATAACAAGCTCCATTAAGACATTCGCAAAAAATAAAATAAAGCACAATTATTCCATCAATATAAGTTTTGATGCTCCTGACATTTCAATTTCTCGGGAAGTATTTGAAATGGAGTATAGAGGAAGTTCAGATACAAATGACGAATTAGTGATTGAGAATGACACAGTAACTATAAAGTGCAATAGAACTGCAAAAATCAATCTCATAAATATTGTTTTTTCAGAAAGCAGTTCTATTCATAATCAGATTATAAAATCTCTGATTTACTATTACATTCGAGTAAACCGCTTCGTTCCTATACAGAATATCTCCATTAACCGAATAAAGCAAACAGGAGAAGAAACAATTCTTTCTTTGCCAACCACAAAAATTGGTATTGAGCAGATATTGAACGATAAGTTTCATGGTGTTGATATTCCAATTGCCAATATCAACGACCTATTTAAGGTTAATGATAAATCTAAAGCAATACAATACGCTTTAACCTATCTTTTGAAGTCGAAAATTACCAATGAAGAAAGTGAGCGATTTGAAAAGTTATGGAAGTCTTTTAATTCTATTTATTATTACTTTGGAAATGGTGCAAACGAAAATGAATGCCACCGCTTAATGCGAGATTTTATACTTACCAATCCAACATTATTCTCAAAATCACTGCATAAGGCAAGAACCATTACGGCTAAAGAACTTCGGGAAAAAGTTCGTTTCTATGAGCTACTTAGTAATGATTACGACACAAAAGAAAAGATTGTTTCTTTTATTGCATTTATCTTTAGGTATCAAAATCAGGTTGTTTGTAAAAACCTATTTGATAATATCAGTTATTTTGAAGCTGATTTAAAAGATATTTTCAATCTGGATAAAGTTGAAAGCAAGTTTAATAAGTTCGACTATATCAAAGACCTTTATCACAACAATAAGTCTTCAACAGATAGCGAAATAATTTTTAAGAAGATTAAAGATTATTTGGAGGATAAAGTTAAAAAACCCGTAACAAATACCGAACTGGAAATTATTGTCTTCATCTGCATAAAATACTGTTATTACCTCCGAAACAAGATATTTCACGCAGAAAAACAAGATTTAACTTTTAGGTTCGCTAAAAACAACCTGATTTTTGAATTAGAATGGGTAAATGAAATATTGGAAACTCTAATAATCGAATTAATATCTGTAAATTCAAATTGGACAAGGAGAGCTTAATTTAATCCCTGTCAAAACAAGGATTAAATTAAGCTCTATTCAGTATTTGCAGCATCCTACCTACCTCAATATCCATTCTCGAAAAGGCAAACCATTTTTTGCCCAGATCTTTGAGGGAAGCTCCGATATGATAGAGTTCTGTATCGTCAATAATTAAAAAACGGTCGTGGGCATCTGTAAAATTTTTAACTTCAATGGGAGGATATTGACAGTTGTACCGTTGTAAATCCAGCCGTAGCTGATTACTTATGTTTTTGGTATAGATGATAGCGGTTACTTCAGTAGTTCGTTTTCCCAATAAAGTCAGCACCGTGTCGTCCACATAATTGTCAAGCAGGATAATGGAATGGTTAGCGCTTCGGATGATATCCGATACAAAAGTGTAAGCATCAAAGATTTGTCCGTTGTAGAAAATGCCTTTTTCGCTATGGAGCTTATCACTTTCTAAAGCCTTAAAAATCTCTTCAAATTTTTGGTCGGTTTGTAGTTGTTTTAATTCGATATTCTCCAAACGCTGAAACAGTGAAGCATTGCTGATAAGGATTTTACGCATTTCTACAAAGGCATTCATTATCTCGATGCTTACCCTTATAGCAACAGTGCTTTTTAGTACACCGGAAAGCATTGCTATTCCTTGTTCGGCAAATACAAAGGGCAGGTATTTTCGGTGCTGACCTCTACCTGTATTTAAGGTCACAAATTGTGACCTTAAAACTTCCCACTCCTCGGATGTTAGCTGAAAACAGAAATTTTCGGGGAAACGTTCTGCATTACGCTTTACAGCTT is drawn from Chryseobacterium muglaense and contains these coding sequences:
- a CDS encoding ORF6N domain-containing protein; the encoded protein is MENNIIPQKEIENRIYSIRGKQVMLDTDLASIYQVETKVFNQAVKRNAERFPENFCFQLTSEEWEVLRSQFVTLNTGRGQHRKYLPFVFAEQGIAMLSGVLKSTVAIRVSIEIMNAFVEMRKILISNASLFQRLENIELKQLQTDQKFEEIFKALESDKLHSEKGIFYNGQIFDAYTFVSDIIRSANHSIILLDNYVDDTVLTLLGKRTTEVTAIIYTKNISNQLRLDLQRYNCQYPPIEVKNFTDAHDRFLIIDDTELYHIGASLKDLGKKWFAFSRMDIEVGRMLQILNRA
- a CDS encoding DUF1896 domain-containing protein codes for the protein MDTQQKDLSYFRLRLQELLNTSFPEKANDEKFIQQRSSWAANAYDGAFRSGNAIEQCDEIANYILFEGLYFSKFDTVFQVVCNEFDTVMADEELRPFALKMFPICEPVFNNYELTDDFAYGYDFDLLYTEITGTIAIWIEENGLQ